The following are from one region of the Sulfurimicrobium lacus genome:
- a CDS encoding YqjK-like family protein, with protein MNSRLIELAERRERLVAKIAAQRGELARHVVPLKGVFAVADKGVAAVRFLQRHPGLVAGAVGLFVALRPRRALAWLGRGWSLWKLVQRLRQRLGSI; from the coding sequence ATGAATAGCCGCCTGATCGAATTGGCCGAACGTCGCGAGCGGCTGGTTGCCAAGATTGCCGCGCAGCGCGGTGAATTGGCTCGTCACGTCGTTCCCTTGAAAGGCGTTTTCGCTGTCGCTGACAAGGGCGTCGCTGCGGTGCGCTTCCTGCAACGACACCCGGGACTGGTGGCCGGGGCGGTGGGCTTGTTCGTTGCTTTGCGCCCGCGTCGCGCCCTTGCCTGGTTGGGACGTGGCTGGTCGCTTTGGAAATTGGTGCAGAGGTTGCGTCAGCGACTGGGCAGCATCTAA
- a CDS encoding phage holin family protein, with product MAQPPNNASHAGLFESIKGFGATGVAMVRTRLELLSTELAEEKERLLTQLVLGLAALFFIGLGIIFAALFLTVVLWDSHRLLALGMFTVLFLGLGIAALVAAAKFARTQPKLFAASLAELSKDQDHLSSRL from the coding sequence ATGGCTCAACCACCCAATAACGCTAGCCATGCCGGTCTTTTCGAATCGATAAAGGGTTTTGGCGCAACGGGCGTTGCGATGGTTCGCACCCGGCTGGAGTTGCTATCCACCGAGCTGGCGGAAGAAAAAGAGCGTTTGCTGACCCAGCTGGTTCTTGGGTTGGCTGCGCTTTTTTTTATCGGTCTCGGCATTATTTTTGCGGCCTTGTTTCTAACGGTTGTGTTGTGGGATAGTCATCGCCTGCTGGCGTTGGGCATGTTCACCGTGCTTTTTCTGGGATTGGGCATCGCCGCGCTGGTTGCCGCAGCGAAGTTTGCCCGTACCCAGCCCAAACTGTTTGCTGCCAGTCTGGCCGAGTTGTCCAAAGACCAGGACCATTTGTCGTCCCGCCTATGA
- a CDS encoding DUF883 family protein encodes MYTEIDDAVATDMVTREKLVSDLKVVIADAEELLRATANQAGEKIAEIRVKAEENLRNAKIRLARAEEAMLERTKAAARATDDYVRANPWRAVGIAAGAGFIVGLLVGRR; translated from the coding sequence ATGTACACCGAAATTGATGATGCAGTGGCAACGGATATGGTAACCCGGGAAAAACTGGTTTCCGACCTGAAAGTCGTGATTGCCGATGCTGAAGAACTGCTGCGTGCAACGGCGAATCAGGCTGGCGAGAAGATTGCCGAGATCCGTGTCAAGGCTGAAGAAAACCTGCGTAACGCCAAGATCCGCCTGGCTCGCGCCGAAGAAGCCATGCTGGAGCGCACCAAGGCCGCAGCTAGAGCAACGGATGACTATGTTCGCGCCAATCCCTGGAGAGCTGTCGGCATTGCTGCCGGGGCGGGATTCATCGTCGGGTTGCTGGTAGGCCGCCGTTAA
- the rluB gene encoding 23S rRNA pseudouridine(2605) synthase RluB — translation MSERLHKMLAQAGVGSRREMEELIRTGKVTVNGQVAEIGAQVEEEDVVKVNGRIVRFQRASKLPRVLLYHKPEGEIVSRDDPEKRESVFDVLPPVRGAKWIAVGRLDFNTGGLLIFTTSGDLANHLMHPRFEVEREYAIRVRGELTPDQLQQLRTGIEMEDGTAKFESLVDQGGEGSNHWYRGVLKEGRNREVRRLFEHMGLTVSRLMRVRFGMLSLPPRVKRGRWLELEPEQVAAVLNWAGVVLPEAREVPRNKPVIKDKAEHKRSEPPRRPRAVKKSPLRASTKKTAGH, via the coding sequence ATGTCTGAAAGATTGCATAAAATGCTGGCCCAGGCCGGCGTAGGCTCGCGCCGCGAGATGGAAGAACTGATCCGCACCGGGAAGGTGACGGTGAACGGGCAGGTAGCCGAAATCGGCGCCCAGGTGGAAGAGGAAGACGTGGTCAAGGTGAACGGCCGCATCGTCAGATTCCAGCGTGCCTCGAAGTTGCCGCGTGTCCTCCTCTATCACAAGCCGGAAGGCGAGATTGTCAGTCGTGACGACCCGGAAAAGCGCGAAAGCGTGTTCGATGTCCTGCCGCCGGTACGCGGCGCGAAATGGATCGCCGTCGGGCGCCTGGATTTCAATACCGGCGGCCTGTTGATTTTCACCACTTCCGGCGACCTGGCGAACCACCTGATGCACCCGCGCTTCGAGGTCGAGCGCGAATATGCGATCCGCGTGCGCGGCGAGCTGACGCCCGACCAGTTGCAGCAGCTCAGGACCGGCATCGAAATGGAAGACGGCACTGCCAAATTCGAGAGCCTGGTGGACCAGGGCGGGGAGGGCAGCAACCACTGGTATCGCGGCGTTTTGAAAGAGGGGCGCAACCGCGAAGTGCGGCGCCTGTTCGAACACATGGGGCTGACGGTGAGCCGCCTGATGCGGGTGCGCTTCGGTATGCTGAGCCTGCCGCCCAGGGTGAAGCGCGGGCGCTGGTTGGAGCTCGAGCCGGAACAGGTGGCTGCGGTGTTGAACTGGGCCGGCGTCGTGTTGCCGGAAGCGCGCGAGGTGCCGCGCAACAAGCCGGTTATCAAGGACAAGGCGGAGCACAAACGCTCGGAGCCGCCACGACGTCCCCGCGCCGTGAAGAAATCGCCGTTAAGGGCGTCGACCAAGAAAACAGCCGGACATTAG
- the scpB gene encoding SMC-Scp complex subunit ScpB, whose translation MTPPGEIKTILETALLVSQEPLTLHQLGKLFDEAPGAEALRKLLDELRSDWSGCGVELTSVAGGWRFQSRPEYQKYLDRLNPEKPPRYSRAVLETLAIIAYRQPVTRGDIEEIRGVAVSTQVIRTLEERGWIDAVGHREVPGRPALLATTRKFLDDLNLRTLNELPPLEELAALDSLPDGTVGIEEHV comes from the coding sequence GTGACCCCTCCTGGCGAAATCAAAACCATCCTCGAGACGGCCTTGCTGGTGAGCCAGGAGCCGCTTACCCTGCATCAGCTGGGCAAGCTGTTCGATGAGGCGCCTGGCGCGGAAGCCTTGCGCAAGCTGCTGGATGAATTGCGCAGTGATTGGTCCGGATGCGGCGTCGAGTTGACCAGCGTGGCGGGCGGCTGGCGTTTCCAGAGCAGGCCTGAGTACCAGAAATACCTGGACCGGCTGAATCCCGAGAAACCGCCGCGTTATTCGCGTGCCGTGCTGGAGACCCTGGCGATCATCGCCTACCGTCAGCCGGTGACACGCGGCGATATCGAGGAAATCCGCGGCGTGGCGGTTTCCACGCAGGTCATCAGAACGCTTGAAGAACGCGGCTGGATCGATGCCGTCGGCCATCGCGAGGTGCCGGGGCGGCCGGCCTTGCTGGCCACAACGCGCAAATTCCTCGATGACCTGAATTTGCGCACCTTGAATGAATTGCCACCACTGGAAGAACTGGCCGCGCTGGACAGCCTTCCTGACGGCACAGTCGGAATTGAAGAACATGTCTGA
- a CDS encoding segregation and condensation protein A, with protein MELPLDLYIPPDALEVFLETFEGPLDLLLYLIRRQNLDVLNIPMAEVTRQYMTYVEAMRARQLELAAEYLLMAAMLIEIKSRMLLPRPVHAEDEEHDPRADLVRRLLEYERMKLAGRQLDALPQAGRDFALVEVWLEQASEKRLPEVNQDDLRAAWAAVVARVRAHRHHHVSREELSVREHMTLILRRLQGRQFVEFATLFAVENGVAEVVVTFLAMLELARESLVEISQAEVFAPIYVKLAESGAES; from the coding sequence ATGGAGTTGCCGCTGGATCTGTATATCCCGCCCGATGCGCTGGAAGTGTTCCTCGAAACCTTCGAAGGCCCGCTCGACCTGCTGCTGTACCTGATCCGGCGCCAGAACCTCGATGTGCTGAACATTCCCATGGCGGAAGTGACGCGCCAGTACATGACCTACGTGGAGGCGATGCGCGCCCGGCAACTCGAACTGGCGGCGGAGTACCTGCTCATGGCGGCCATGCTGATCGAGATCAAGTCGCGCATGTTGTTGCCGCGCCCGGTGCACGCCGAGGATGAGGAGCACGACCCGCGTGCCGATCTGGTGCGGCGCCTGCTGGAATACGAGCGCATGAAGCTGGCGGGGCGGCAGCTCGACGCCTTGCCGCAGGCAGGGCGGGATTTCGCCCTGGTGGAGGTGTGGCTGGAGCAGGCCAGCGAGAAACGCCTGCCCGAGGTGAATCAGGATGACCTGCGTGCCGCCTGGGCGGCGGTGGTCGCCCGCGTGCGCGCGCATCGCCACCACCACGTGAGCCGCGAGGAACTCTCGGTGCGCGAGCATATGACCCTGATTCTGCGCCGACTGCAGGGGCGGCAATTCGTCGAGTTCGCCACCCTGTTCGCGGTGGAAAACGGCGTGGCGGAAGTGGTCGTGACTTTTCTCGCCATGCTCGAACTGGCACGCGAGTCGCTGGTGGAAATCAGCCAGGCGGAAGTGTTCGCCCCGATCTATGTTAAGCTCGCCGAATCAGGCGCAGAAAGCTGA
- the prfB gene encoding peptide chain release factor 2 (programmed frameshift) — translation MEAEQLNAIENRVADLMKRSADLRGYLDYDVKQERLTEVAQLLEDPAVWTDAKRAQELGKERRELENVIDTLTKLDQSLRDARELFDMAKEEGDDESLLSIDQDAAGLEKIVAEMEFRRMFSHPMDPNNCFLDIQAGSGGTEAQDWASMLRRMYVRYAERHGFKVEVLEESEGEVAGLKSTSLKISGDYAFGYLRSESGVHRLVRKSPFDSGNRRHTSFSSVFVYPEVDDSIEIEINPADLRTDTFRASGAGGQHINKTDSAIRITHLPTNIVVQCQNDRSQHRNRAEAMLMLKARLYELEMRKRTEEKQAMEDSKTDIGWGHQIRSYVLDQSRIKDLRTNYEVGNTQAVLDGDLDGFIEASLKQGV, via the exons ATGGAAGCCGAACAACTCAACGCCATCGAAAACCGCGTCGCCGACCTGATGAAGCGCAGCGCAGATCTTCGGGGGTATCTT GACTACGACGTCAAGCAGGAACGCCTGACCGAAGTCGCGCAACTGCTGGAAGACCCGGCAGTGTGGACCGACGCCAAGCGCGCGCAGGAACTGGGCAAGGAACGACGCGAACTCGAAAACGTCATCGACACGCTCACCAAGCTCGACCAGTCGCTGCGCGATGCCCGCGAACTCTTCGACATGGCCAAGGAAGAAGGGGATGACGAGTCCCTGCTCAGCATCGACCAGGATGCCGCCGGGCTGGAAAAGATCGTCGCGGAGATGGAGTTCCGCCGCATGTTCTCCCACCCCATGGATCCCAACAACTGCTTCCTCGACATCCAGGCCGGCTCGGGCGGCACCGAAGCCCAGGACTGGGCTTCAATGCTGCGGCGCATGTACGTGCGGTATGCCGAGCGTCACGGCTTCAAGGTGGAAGTATTGGAGGAATCCGAGGGCGAAGTCGCCGGCCTGAAGAGCACATCGCTCAAGATCAGCGGCGATTATGCCTTCGGCTACCTGCGCTCCGAATCCGGCGTGCATCGCCTGGTGCGCAAATCTCCCTTCGATTCCGGCAACCGCCGCCATACCTCGTTCTCCAGCGTGTTCGTCTATCCCGAGGTGGACGATTCGATCGAAATCGAGATCAACCCCGCCGACCTGCGCACCGACACCTTCCGCGCTTCCGGCGCCGGCGGTCAGCACATCAACAAGACCGATTCGGCGATCCGCATCACCCACCTGCCCACCAATATCGTGGTGCAGTGCCAGAACGACCGTTCGCAGCACCGCAACCGGGCAGAGGCCATGCTGATGCTGAAAGCACGCCTGTACGAACTGGAAATGCGCAAACGCACCGAGGAAAAACAGGCCATGGAGGACTCCAAGACCGACATCGGCTGGGGCCACCAGATCCGCTCCTACGTGCTGGATCAGTCGCGCATCAAGGATCTCCGTACCAACTACGAAGTCGGCAACACCCAGGCAGTGCTCGACGGCGACCTGGACGGCTTCATCGAAGCAAGCTTAAAACAAGGGGTTTAA
- the lysS gene encoding lysine--tRNA ligase produces the protein MSEQEQIQPDENQIVTERREKLKKLREQGIAFPNDFDRTHMAGDLQLLHGDEDKDALEGQNIEVAVAGRMMLKRVMGKASFATVQDMSGRIQFFINQEGVGAETYEAFKHWDMGDIISAKGMLFKTNKGELSVRATELRLLTKSLRPLPEKFHGLTDQEQKYRQRYLDLMTNEETRKTFMVRSKVIQAIRTFLVNRGYLEVETPMMHPIPGGASARPFITHHNALDMDIFLRIAPELYLKRLVVGGFEKVFEINRNFRNEGLSTRHNPEFTMIEFYEAYRDYKYLMDLTEEMFRDVTTFVLGHAVVQYQGHTINLAEPFDRLTITQSIQKYHPGQYTDEQLHDRPFLLETLKRMNAAHHPTDGVGGLQLSLFEETTESLLIQPTFIIDYPAETSPLARRNDKNPGITERFELFVVGRELANGFSELNDAEDQAERFMEQVRQKEAGDAEAMHYDADYIRSLEYGLPPTAGEGIGIDRLIMLLTDSPSIRDVILFPQMRRED, from the coding sequence ATGAGCGAACAGGAACAAATTCAGCCGGACGAAAACCAGATCGTCACCGAACGCCGCGAAAAGCTGAAAAAGCTGCGCGAACAGGGTATCGCCTTCCCCAACGATTTCGACCGCACCCACATGGCAGGCGACCTGCAGCTTCTCCACGGCGACGAGGACAAGGATGCACTCGAAGGCCAGAACATCGAAGTCGCCGTCGCCGGCCGCATGATGCTCAAGCGCGTCATGGGCAAGGCCAGTTTCGCCACGGTGCAGGACATGAGCGGCCGCATCCAGTTCTTCATCAACCAGGAAGGCGTCGGGGCGGAAACCTACGAGGCATTCAAGCACTGGGACATGGGCGACATCATCTCCGCCAAGGGCATGCTGTTCAAGACCAACAAGGGCGAGCTTTCAGTGCGCGCGACAGAGCTGCGCCTGCTGACCAAGTCGCTGCGCCCCCTGCCGGAAAAATTCCACGGTCTGACCGACCAGGAGCAGAAATACCGCCAGCGCTACCTGGACCTGATGACCAACGAGGAAACGCGCAAGACCTTCATGGTGCGTTCCAAGGTCATCCAGGCCATCCGCACCTTCCTGGTCAATCGCGGCTACCTGGAAGTGGAAACGCCGATGATGCACCCCATCCCCGGCGGCGCCTCGGCGCGTCCTTTCATCACCCACCATAACGCGCTGGACATGGATATTTTCCTGCGCATCGCGCCGGAACTCTACCTCAAGCGCCTGGTGGTGGGCGGTTTCGAGAAAGTGTTCGAAATCAACCGCAATTTCCGCAACGAGGGGCTCTCCACCCGCCACAATCCCGAATTCACCATGATCGAGTTCTACGAGGCGTACCGGGACTACAAGTACCTCATGGACCTGACCGAGGAAATGTTCCGCGACGTCACGACCTTCGTGCTGGGGCACGCCGTGGTGCAGTACCAGGGACACACCATCAACCTCGCCGAGCCATTCGACCGCCTCACCATCACCCAGTCGATCCAGAAATACCATCCCGGCCAGTACACGGACGAACAGCTGCACGACCGTCCCTTCCTGCTCGAAACGCTCAAGCGCATGAATGCGGCGCACCACCCCACCGATGGCGTCGGCGGCCTGCAGCTCTCGCTGTTCGAGGAAACCACAGAGTCCCTGCTGATCCAGCCTACCTTCATCATCGACTACCCGGCGGAAACCTCTCCGCTGGCGCGGCGCAACGACAAGAATCCCGGCATCACCGAGCGCTTCGAGCTGTTCGTGGTGGGACGCGAACTGGCCAACGGCTTCTCCGAGCTCAACGACGCTGAAGACCAAGCGGAACGTTTCATGGAACAGGTGCGTCAAAAAGAAGCGGGCGACGCGGAGGCCATGCATTACGACGCCGACTATATCCGTTCTCTGGAATACGGCCTGCCGCCCACCGCCGGGGAAGGCATCGGCATCGACCGCCTGATCATGCTGCTCACCGACAGCCCGTCGATCCGCGACGTCATTCTGTTCCCGCAAATGCGCCGGGAGGATTGA
- a CDS encoding heavy metal translocating P-type ATPase: MSASNSRIELPVAGMTCAACSTRLEKNLNKLPGVKANINLAAEKAQIEYDPDQATPESLIQAIAKTGFSVPPQQLQLSLEGMTCAACATRIETVLNRIEGVTATVNFATETAHISYLPGTTNPELLIAAISKAGYGAHVSGESSRDAERARRAAVYQKELRVFWLAAALTLPLVGQMGFMFSGHHADVIPRWLQFALATPVQFWAGKRFYVGAWHALRGGGANMDVLVALGTSMAWAFSAVVTLWALPQHVYFEAGAAVITLVLLGKLLEARAKGKTSAAIEELVKLQPRTAWVERDGKTQEVDIGSIKVDEIFIVRAGENVPVDGEVIEGNSNVVEAMLTGESLPVSKASGAKVYAATQNQDGMLRCRATGVGSHTLLAEIIRLVEQAQGSKAPIQRLADVISGIFVPTVVAVSLATFVLWWWLGGSFTTALINAVAVLVIACPCALGLATPTAIMVGTGNGARAGILVRNAAALERAEKIRTLLVDKTGTLTEGKPAVIDIVPVGVATESELLRLAATLEKGSQHPLAHAILTKAGEHGLELPPLGNFQSISGKGVSGVIAEKICHLGSPALMLELGMTPDDALLQHMQAQGKTVVCVAQGSNLLGYLAIADRLRASSPRAVARLQAMGIEVVMLTGDNRATAQAIADQAGIRNYCAEVLPRDKAEEVEKLKARGTLVGMVGDGINDAPALAAADISFAIGAGSDVAIEAADITLMRNDLNSVADAISLSRATLGKIRQNLFFAFIYNIMGIPLAALGMLNPVIAGAAMAMSSVSVVSNSLLLKRWKAQK, encoded by the coding sequence ATGTCAGCTTCGAACAGCCGCATCGAACTCCCCGTCGCGGGCATGACCTGCGCCGCCTGTTCGACGCGGCTGGAGAAGAATCTCAACAAGCTGCCCGGGGTCAAGGCGAACATCAATCTGGCGGCGGAAAAAGCCCAGATCGAATACGACCCCGACCAGGCCACGCCAGAGAGCCTGATCCAGGCCATCGCGAAAACCGGCTTTTCCGTTCCCCCGCAACAGCTCCAGCTCTCGCTCGAAGGCATGACCTGCGCCGCCTGCGCCACACGCATCGAGACTGTGCTGAACAGGATCGAGGGCGTGACCGCCACGGTCAATTTCGCGACCGAAACGGCACACATCTCCTACCTGCCCGGCACCACCAATCCCGAACTGCTGATCGCCGCGATCAGCAAGGCCGGGTACGGCGCGCATGTCAGCGGCGAGTCCAGCCGCGATGCCGAACGTGCCAGGCGCGCGGCAGTGTATCAAAAAGAGCTGCGCGTGTTCTGGCTGGCCGCCGCCCTGACCCTCCCGCTGGTGGGACAGATGGGGTTCATGTTCAGCGGCCACCACGCGGACGTGATTCCGCGCTGGCTGCAGTTCGCCCTCGCCACGCCGGTGCAGTTCTGGGCCGGCAAACGCTTTTATGTCGGCGCCTGGCATGCCTTGCGCGGCGGCGGCGCCAACATGGACGTGCTGGTGGCGCTCGGCACCAGCATGGCTTGGGCTTTCAGCGCCGTGGTCACGCTTTGGGCGCTACCGCAGCACGTCTATTTCGAGGCCGGCGCCGCGGTCATCACCCTGGTCCTGCTGGGCAAACTGCTGGAAGCGCGGGCCAAAGGCAAAACATCAGCGGCCATCGAGGAACTGGTCAAGCTCCAGCCGCGCACCGCCTGGGTGGAACGCGACGGCAAAACCCAGGAAGTGGATATCGGCAGCATCAAGGTCGACGAGATATTCATCGTGCGTGCGGGCGAGAACGTGCCGGTGGACGGCGAAGTGATCGAGGGAAATTCCAACGTGGTGGAAGCCATGCTGACCGGGGAAAGCCTGCCCGTCTCCAAGGCGAGCGGGGCAAAGGTGTATGCCGCCACTCAGAATCAGGACGGCATGCTGCGCTGCCGCGCCACCGGCGTCGGCTCGCACACCCTGCTGGCCGAGATCATCCGCCTGGTGGAGCAGGCGCAGGGCTCCAAGGCCCCCATCCAGCGCCTGGCCGATGTCATTTCCGGCATCTTCGTTCCCACCGTCGTCGCCGTCAGCCTCGCCACCTTTGTCTTATGGTGGTGGCTGGGCGGCAGTTTCACCACAGCGCTGATCAACGCCGTCGCGGTGCTGGTGATTGCCTGCCCATGCGCGCTGGGCCTGGCGACGCCCACCGCGATCATGGTCGGCACCGGCAACGGCGCCAGGGCCGGCATCCTGGTGAGGAATGCCGCCGCGCTTGAGCGCGCCGAAAAGATCCGCACCCTGCTGGTGGATAAAACCGGCACCCTCACCGAGGGCAAGCCTGCCGTCATTGACATCGTGCCGGTTGGCGTCGCGACGGAATCCGAACTGCTACGTCTTGCCGCCACACTGGAGAAAGGCTCGCAGCATCCGCTGGCACACGCCATTCTGACCAAAGCCGGGGAGCATGGCCTCGAGTTGCCGCCGCTAGGCAATTTCCAGTCCATTTCCGGCAAAGGCGTATCGGGCGTAATCGCGGAAAAAATCTGTCACCTCGGTTCCCCTGCCCTGATGCTCGAATTGGGCATGACGCCGGATGACGCGTTGCTGCAACACATGCAAGCACAAGGCAAAACCGTGGTCTGCGTTGCGCAAGGATCGAACCTGCTAGGTTATCTGGCCATCGCCGACCGGCTGCGCGCCAGTTCCCCTCGCGCAGTAGCACGCCTTCAGGCAATGGGCATCGAAGTCGTCATGCTCACCGGAGACAATCGCGCCACGGCGCAAGCCATCGCCGATCAGGCAGGCATCCGCAATTACTGCGCCGAAGTCTTGCCCCGAGACAAGGCCGAGGAAGTGGAAAAACTAAAAGCCCGTGGCACATTAGTCGGGATGGTCGGCGACGGCATCAACGACGCGCCGGCCCTGGCGGCAGCGGATATAAGCTTCGCCATCGGCGCGGGTTCCGACGTGGCGATAGAGGCGGCTGACATCACCCTGATGCGCAACGACCTGAACAGCGTGGCCGATGCCATCAGCTTGTCCCGTGCCACGCTTGGCAAAATACGGCAGAATCTGTTCTTCGCCTTCATTTACAATATCATGGGTATTCCCCTGGCAGCGCTAGGCATGCTGAACCCGGTGATAGCCGGCGCTGCGATGGCGATGAGTTCGGTTTCCGTGGTCAGCAATTCATTGCTGCTGAAGAGATGGAAAGCGCAAAAATGA
- a CDS encoding heavy-metal-associated domain-containing protein, translating to MEKITLTVKGMTCMGCVRSVKNVLEPIPGVSSVDITLENGQVVIAYDPAKSGVEQFTGAINDAGYEVV from the coding sequence ATGGAAAAAATCACACTGACCGTCAAGGGCATGACCTGCATGGGCTGCGTACGTAGCGTAAAAAACGTGCTGGAACCGATACCGGGGGTATCGAGCGTAGACATCACGCTGGAAAATGGCCAGGTAGTTATCGCCTACGATCCCGCCAAGAGTGGCGTGGAACAATTCACGGGCGCGATTAACGACGCCGGTTACGAGGTCGTTTAA
- a CDS encoding DUF2934 domain-containing protein — MAEAKTETAVKEKKVSVASKPAEPVKIATKKAPAAKVAKAAVPKAKVTTAAKKPAATKAKSKKSVTPEQRYLMICEAAFYRAERRGFSPENEIQDWLDAEAEINKMLNW; from the coding sequence ATGGCTGAAGCGAAAACAGAAACTGCAGTGAAAGAAAAAAAAGTCAGCGTCGCTAGCAAACCGGCAGAGCCAGTAAAAATCGCGACGAAAAAAGCACCGGCTGCAAAAGTAGCGAAGGCGGCAGTTCCCAAAGCCAAAGTCACAACGGCAGCGAAAAAGCCGGCAGCAACCAAAGCCAAATCCAAGAAGAGCGTAACGCCGGAGCAGCGTTACCTGATGATCTGCGAGGCAGCTTTTTACAGGGCGGAGCGCCGTGGCTTCTCTCCTGAAAATGAGATTCAGGACTGGCTGGACGCAGAAGCTGAAATCAACAAAATGCTTAACTGGTAA
- the tldD gene encoding metalloprotease TldD, with the protein MTAHSQPQEATIEPGTLFATAESTLLKPYHLDSGKLQKVFGQIMAYRADYADLYFQYSRAESWSLEEGQVKSGSFDIDQGVGVRVVSGEKTAFAYSDEISLSALGQAAETTRAIAKQGGEGRIHAVKRTEGRSLYLPHDPIASLSDVQKVKLLEKLERIARALDPRITQVMASLAGEYEVVLVARNDGLMAADVRPLVRLSIQVIAEQDGRREQGSAGGGGRFDYAYFCDEVLERYAKEAVHQALINLDARPAPAGSMTVVLGAGWPGILLHEAIGHGLEGDFNRKGSSAFSGRVGERVAADGVTVVDDGTIARRRGSLNVDDEGNPTQCTVLIENGILKGYLQDSLNARLMGVAPTGNARRESFAHIPMPRMTNTYMLNGDKDPQEIIASVKHGLYAANFGGGQVDITSGKFVFSAAEAYMIEDGKITYPVKGATLIGNGPDVLTRVSMIGNDMKLDPGVGTCGKEGQSVPVGVGQPTLRVDGLTVGGTA; encoded by the coding sequence ATGACCGCTCATTCCCAGCCGCAAGAAGCCACGATCGAACCCGGCACGCTGTTCGCCACCGCCGAAAGCACATTGCTCAAGCCCTATCATCTCGATAGCGGCAAACTGCAGAAGGTGTTCGGTCAGATCATGGCGTATCGCGCCGACTATGCCGATCTGTATTTCCAGTATAGCCGCGCTGAAAGCTGGAGCCTGGAAGAAGGGCAGGTGAAGTCCGGCAGCTTCGATATCGATCAGGGCGTGGGTGTGCGGGTGGTGAGCGGCGAGAAGACGGCATTTGCCTATTCCGACGAAATCAGTTTGTCGGCGCTCGGGCAGGCTGCTGAAACAACCCGCGCCATCGCCAAGCAGGGCGGGGAGGGCAGAATCCATGCCGTGAAGCGCACGGAAGGGCGGTCGCTGTATTTGCCACATGACCCGATTGCCAGTCTGAGCGATGTGCAGAAAGTGAAGCTGCTGGAAAAGCTGGAGCGCATCGCTCGTGCCCTTGACCCGCGCATCACCCAGGTTATGGCATCCCTGGCGGGGGAATACGAAGTAGTGCTGGTGGCGCGCAACGACGGCTTGATGGCGGCCGATGTGCGGCCTCTGGTGCGCCTGTCAATCCAGGTGATCGCCGAACAGGACGGACGGCGCGAGCAGGGGAGCGCCGGCGGCGGCGGGCGCTTCGATTACGCTTATTTTTGCGACGAAGTGCTGGAACGCTACGCCAAGGAGGCCGTGCATCAGGCGCTGATCAACCTGGATGCGCGTCCTGCGCCTGCAGGATCGATGACCGTGGTGCTGGGCGCCGGTTGGCCAGGCATATTGCTGCACGAAGCCATAGGTCACGGCCTGGAGGGCGACTTCAACCGCAAGGGCAGTTCCGCCTTCAGCGGCAGGGTGGGCGAGCGCGTGGCGGCGGACGGCGTGACGGTGGTGGACGATGGCACCATCGCGCGTCGACGCGGCTCTCTCAATGTCGACGATGAAGGTAATCCGACCCAATGCACGGTGCTGATCGAGAACGGTATCCTGAAAGGCTACCTGCAGGATTCGCTCAATGCCCGCCTGATGGGCGTGGCTCCGACCGGCAACGCGCGGCGCGAGTCGTTTGCACACATCCCCATGCCGCGCATGACCAACACCTACATGCTCAACGGTGACAAGGATCCGCAGGAAATCATCGCCTCGGTCAAGCACGGCTTGTATGCGGCGAATTTCGGCGGCGGTCAGGTGGACATCACCAGCGGCAAGTTCGTGTTTTCCGCCGCGGAAGCCTACATGATCGAGGATGGCAAAATCACCTACCCGGTGAAGGGCGCCACGCTGATCGGCAATGGTCCGGATGTGTTGACGCGGGTATCCATGATCGGCAACGACATGAAGCTCGATCCCGGCGTGGGCACCTGCGGCAAGGAAGGGCAGAGCGTGCCGGTGGGCGTAGGGCAGCCTACGCTGCGGGTGGACGGCCTGACTGTCGGCGGCACGGCTTGA